GCACGCGGCCGCTCAGACCGCCGCCGCCGGGAATCGGTTCGGCGACGCGATCGAGCCGCGAGGTGGTGTTGGTGCCGACGATGCCGGCGGCGCCGGCTTCGACCACCATGGCGCAGAGGTCGACGGCCTGCTGGGGCTCCATGTCCGGCGCGATCTTGACCAGCACCGGTTGTTCGGTGATCTCCCTGGCCTCGTGCAGCAGGGGGCGGAGGAAGGCCTCGCTTTGCAGGTCGCGGAGCCCCGGCGTGTTGGGGGAGGAGACATTGATCACCAGGTAGTCGGCGAGGTCACCGAAAGCCCTCAGGAGCTGGCGGTAATCGTCGATCGCCTGGTCCTCGGCGGTGTTCTTGTTCTTTCCGATGTTGACCCCGATGGGAAATGGGAAAGAACCGAGATCCTCGAGACGCCGGCGCAGTGCATCCATTCCCTGGTTGTTGAAGCCCAGGCGATTCTGCAGCGAGCGCTCGGAGCGATGTCGGAAGAGGCGGGGGCGGGGATTGCCTTCCTGGGGGCGTGGGGTGACCGTGCCGACCTCGGCGAAGCCGAAGCCGAGGGACGGCAGAGCCGAAATCACCTCGCCGTCCTTGTCGAAGCCCGCCGCAAGGCCGATCGGGCTGGCGAACTTGAGGCCGAGCAAGGTTTGGCCCAGAGGTGCCGGCGGCCGGTTGATCCGGCGCCAGTGCCGCGCCGGCCCCCAGGCCGACGCCCGCAGCAGTTGCTTGCCGAGATCGTGGGCCTGCTCGGCGTCGAGGCGAAAGAGCAGCGGTTTGGCGAAACGGTAGAGCACGACGGTGGCCGAGTGTAACGTCTCTGCCGCTCCCCGGGAGGCGCTATTTCGCCGTACAGGTGGCGCCGAAGCCGGTCCAGCAGATGGCATCGACCCGTTCGACCTCCGGGTAGCGGCAGGTGCGGCTGAGGTAGAGCTTGCCGTGGCGAAGATCGCCCCGGTACTCGCAAATTTGCTCGTAGTCGAAATAGCGGCCCTCGGTGCGGCCGCTCAGGCTCGTTTCGCCGGCCGGCGCCAGCGTCACATGGTCTTCCCCCAGCACCAGGTGGCCATTGTCGAATCGAACCTCGAAAGCACCCTGGTCGTTCTTCGCCAGCTCGATGCACTGACCGCTCTGGGCGTCGACCGCTCGGCCCGGAACCCAGGTGTTCTCAATGCAGCTCCAGCGCGTGCCATCGAGGGAGTCGGTGTTCTGCGGGCTGGAGCCCTTTGCCGGCTCCTGCTCGAGACGGCGCAGCGTTCCCGCCGGTCCTACGCCTTCGCTCCTCCACTGGCTCCAATAGGCGACAGCGGCGAGGCCGTCGCTGTCGGCACAGTCGTAGGGCACCAGAAAGCGATCGCCGACGATCGGCTGTTGGGTGCTGTAGAGGACTCGTCCACGGCAATCCCGCAGCAGATAGCGGTCGATCTTCTTGTCGTCGTCGGCGGTCGCTACTTCCCACGGACCCGGTGCGAGGCGCAGTGCCTGCCAGTCGTGCTGGTTGCCGTGGTGGAAGGTAAGGGCGGTTTCTTCGCTGGCGGTGAGTGGCAGCGTGAAGAGCAGGCCGAGGGCCAGGCGGGCGAAAATCTTCATCGGATCCCCTCTCGAAGAGTACTGGGCCGGCGGTCGTCGCCGACTTGGCAAGCGCTAGAGCTATCAAGGCCTGTCGCCGGTGGACTTCTCCGGGATTGCTGGGCGGACTTTCCGACAGTGGGCCCGGTCCTCTCGGTGACGCTGCTTCTTGGCAGGCCGACCTCGTGGGCCCCGATATGATCTCGCCCGATGAAGACCGAGTCCGATGAGTACTGAGAGGGTACAAGGCCGGGGCGTTGAGCCCGCCTCGGGGACGCCAGGCCGAGGGCCTGGCCCTGCCGAGGCTCGGCGGTTCCGGGGGCGAGCCTGATGTCCTGGGAAGCTCGCCTGCTGCGCCGC
Above is a window of Acidobacteriota bacterium DNA encoding:
- the pyrD gene encoding dihydroorotate dehydrogenase (quinone) — protein: MLYRFAKPLLFRLDAEQAHDLGKQLLRASAWGPARHWRRINRPPAPLGQTLLGLKFASPIGLAAGFDKDGEVISALPSLGFGFAEVGTVTPRPQEGNPRPRLFRHRSERSLQNRLGFNNQGMDALRRRLEDLGSFPFPIGVNIGKNKNTAEDQAIDDYRQLLRAFGDLADYLVINVSSPNTPGLRDLQSEAFLRPLLHEAREITEQPVLVKIAPDMEPQQAVDLCAMVVEAGAAGIVGTNTTSRLDRVAEPIPGGGGLSGRVLTEASFEIFQAIARELFGKALLISVGGIDSASEIYRRLRAGASLVQIYTALVYGGPTLLGELHRGLVELLEEDGFENLGEAIGADWR